The genomic stretch CTGGATTATTAGCTCGTAGCCAAGAAATTGAAAATCTAGATTTACAACTTAAAGCTCAACAATTAATTTTGGATGAGGCTCAAAGCGAAGCATCTAGAACTCAATACGCTTACCAGCAAGCCCAGGAGCAAGCTCAGCAAGCGCGGCAAATTGCAGAGCAAGCTTTACGCGAAGCCCATAATTTGGAAGTAGAACGTTTACAGCTAGCTCAGGCAGATGAAAAATATCGTACACGCGCTGAACAAATTAACAATGAACTACATGAACTTTCTGCTCAAGCTGAAGAATTGAAGGCAGTTAGAGATAGTGGTCAATCTGAGCTTGATCGAGCACAAGAAGAAAAAGGCACTCATGGCGATAGCTTGTCTCATGCACAAGATAACTATCAGGCTGCTAATCATGCATTAGAACAAGCTAGAGATGCTTTACGTTTGGCTGAGCGTGAGGCTGGCGAAGCTTCATTCAATACTCGTACGCTTGTGCAACGCATAGCTGATTTCACTAGAGATCAGCAGTCTGCTCAACAACAAGTTGCGGATATTCAAGTTAGCTTAGGTAGCTCCCAAGAAGAATTACATACCTTGTCAGATGAGGTTGCTCAAAACTCACTACAGTCTTTATTAGTTCAACGAAGTGCAAAAGAAGCTGCTTTAGCTAATGCTAGAACTGAAATGGATGCTATATCTCATCGCTTGCGTGAAGGGGATGAGTCACGCTTGGTCATTGAGCGCAGCTTGCAACCTCTTCGCGATAAAGCCATGGAGTTGCAACTTAAAGAACAAGCTGCTCGTTTAAATGTGGAGCAATTTGCAACCATGTTGCTGGATGCTGAAGCTAATATTGAAGAACTTAAGGCGCGCTTAACTCCAGAAATGAAAGTCAGCAGCTTGCAGTCTGAAGTAAACAAACTTAACCAAGAAATTCAATCTCTAGGCCCAGTGAATATGGCGGCGTTAGAAGAGTTGGCCAGCGCGCAAGAACGTAAAACATTCTTGGATGCTCAGTCTGCTGACTTGAATGAGGCGATTAATACATTGACTGACGCGATTCAGAAGATTGATTCAGAAACTCGTGAGTTGCTCCAAGGTACTTTTGACCAGGTCAATGAACATTTTGCAAAACTATTCCCTGATTTATTCGGTGGTGGTAACGCTAAATTAGTCATGACTGGTGAGGAAATTCTTGATTCTGGCGTTCAAGTAATGGCTCAGCCACCAGGTAAGAAAAACTCATCTATCCATCTCTTATCGGGCGGAGAGAAAGCGCTCACTGCGATTGCCTTGGTGTTCTCATTGTTCCAACTGAACCCTGCGCCATTCTGTTTGTTAGATGAGGTGGATGCGCCGTTGGATGATGCAAATACTGGACGATATGCAGATATGGTCGCTCGCATGTCTGCTAACACTCAATTTGTGTTCATTTCACATAATAAGATCACAATGGAAATTGCTCATCAGCTTATCGGTGTAACTATGCAAGAGCAGGGTGTATCTAGAATTGTTGCTGTTGATTTGGAATCTGCTGCCACGATGGTGGAGGCTGCTTAATGATGGGGTTTTCTGAGTTTGCGGCTTCTATAGGCTTATCAGAACTTCAGTTATCTCTGGGGTTAATTGGCTTTGGCTTATTAGTTGTTGTAATGATTTACAACGCTTTACGTTTGCGCAAAACAGAATTATCTAGCACCGAATCATTGAATGTTAATTATGAAGATGAGTTAGGTTTAATTGAAAAAACGGAACCTGTTTTAGATTTACCTGAAACTAAAACAGAACTTCCTGTTGTTAATAGAATTGACTCTTTAATTGATTGCGTTATTGCCCTAAGATTGCCAGAAGCTATATCAGGTCAAGAAATTATTAGCCATTTAAACCAATGGCCTAAAAGTTCCATGTATCCATGGATGTGTGAGGGTTTGATTTCTCAGCCCTCGGGCACACAAGCCTTATGGGAACCCGTTAAAGTAGATGGTAGTTACCTTGAGTTACAGACAGCCATACAATTAGCTAATAGACAAGGCGCTATTGGCGTGGTTGATTTATCTGACTTTACATCTCGCTCCCAAGCTCTTGCTAATGCTTTGGATGCTGAGATTGATTTGCCACCAGTTAACGATATTCTCAAAGAAGCCCAGCAATTGGATCAATTTGCAGCACAGTGTGATATTCAGTTAGGCGTTACGATTATTCCAAAAAGTAACATGTGGAATTTGGCAGAAATTAAAAATGCAGCAAGTAAAGCTGGATTTCAGTTATCTCGTAATGGCCGTCAGTTTCATCGAGTTATTAATAATTTAGTTATTTATAGCTTAATTGCTGATGAATCTAATTTTTTGCGTGATGATTTAAATAAGGCAAGTATTCAGTCTGTCACTTTGCTTTTAGATTTGCCTAAAGTTCCTCAATTGATAAATCCATTTAGAACGATGTTGAATGATGCCCATTTATTGGCAGATTCAATAAATGGCAGTTTGGTAGATGATTCGGGTAGACCATTAATCGTTGAAGCAGTTAATGCCATTGAGGCTCAGGTTAATGCTATTTATCAGTCGATGATCCAGCACGGTGTTTCTGCTGGCTCCTCTGCAGCCCATCGACTTTTTTCTTAAAGGTAAATAGGATGGTAAATTCGGCCCGTTATGCTTGGCTGAAGGAGGAGTTAGCTAGCCTAGATCATGCTTATTATGTTCTAGATAACCCTAGATTGCCTGATGTTGAATATGACAAACTATATAGAGAATTGTTATCTATAGAGTCATCTCATCCTGAGTGGGTAACATCAGACTCACCATCGCAGAGGGTCAGTGGTCAAGCTAGTAATTTATTTCAAGAAGTTAAGCATGTCGTTCCAATGCTATCTTTAAATAACGCATTAGAAGATTCAGAAGCGGAGGCTTTTGATAGACGATGTAGAGATGGGTTAGAAGTCAATGATGTTGAATATTCAGTTGAGCTCAAATTTGATGGCTTGGCTATTTCTTTGCGATATGAAAGAGGGCTTTTAGTTCAAGCCGCTACTAGAGGTGATGGATATAGTGGAGAGGATGTTACAGCTAATATTAGAACTATTCGCGCTATTCCTTTAAGGTTGAAAGGTAGTAATCACCCAGATGTCATTGAAGTGAGAGGTGAGGTTTTTATGTCTCATAAAGATTTTGAGATATTGAACCAAAGAGCTATTAAAGATAATGAAAAAACTTTCGCGAATCCTCGTAATGCAGCAGCAGGAAGTTTGCGTCAGCTTGATCCGAAAATAACCGCTAAAAGAACTTTATCGTTTTATTCATATGGAGTAGGCCAATGCGAGCCTCAATCAATAATTCCTAATACCCATGCTAGCTTATTGGACTTATATGAGTCATGGGGTTTACCTGTTTGCACGCATCGTGCTGTAGTTAAATCAATTGAAGGTCTTATGGGGTTTTATGCTGAAATTGGTCAATTGCGTGACCAGTTACCATACGACATCGATGGCGTTGTTTATAAAATAAATTCTAGGGCCCAACAAGAAGAGTTAGGGTTTGTATCGCGCGCGCCAAGATTTGCAATTGCTCATAAATTCCCTGCGCAAGAAGCCTTAACAACGGTTCTTGGTATTGATGTTCAAGTTGGTCGAACGGGTGCTATTACGCCTGTAGCTAGGTTGACCCCTGTCACAGTGGGAGGAGTGACTGTTACCAATGCAACTTTGCACAATGAGGATGAAGTTCGCCGTAAAGATGTACATATTGGAGATACAGTTGTAGTTAGGCGTGCTGGTGATGTTATTCCAGAGATTGTTTCTGCTTTAAGAGAAAAAAGGCCTGAGAATGCTGTTGCTTTTGTAATGCCCACTCAATGCCCTGTTTGTGGTTCGCATATTGAAAAACCGATAGATGAGGCAGTGGCGAGATGTAGTGGAGGGCTATTCTGTGCAGCACAGCGCAAACAGGCTTTATTACATTTCGCTCAAAGACGTGCCATGGATATCGAAGGTTTGGGTGATAAGTTAGTTGATCAATTGGTGGATTTAAATATTGTGAGAACTCCAGCTGATTTATATAAGTTGGGTTTGATGGCGCTAGCTAATTTAGATCGCATGGGTGATAAATCTGCTGATAATTTAATCGCAGCAATTGAAAAATCTAAATCCAATACCTTAGCTAGGTTTATTTTCGCATTAGGTATTCGCCATGTGGGAGAGAGCACAGCAAAAGATTTGGCTAAATATTTCGGCGATATCCATAAGCTAATGGATGCTTCTGAAGAAGCGCTTTTAAAAGTTAATGATGTAGGCCCCGTAGTAGCTCAATCCATTATTCATTTTTTAAATGAAGCCCATAACAGAGAGGTTATTGAGCAACTTCTAGCCGTTGGATTTACTTTGGAGGTTGAGGTTTCAGAAATAAATCCTGCTATACAAGGTAAAACATTTGTATTAACCGGCACCTTACCAACTTTATCAAGAGATCAAGCAAAAGCAATGATAGAGAAATCCGGTGGCAAAGTTGCGGGCTCTGTTTCAGCAAAGACTTCCTATGTTGTTGCCGGAGAAGACGCGGGTAGCAAACTTGAAAAAGCGAATGAGCTTGGTGTTGCTGTTATTGATGAGGGACAAATGTTGGCTTTATTAAACAGCTAAAGCTTCTAGAATTTCTGTTTCTAATTCAACCTGAATTTTTGTATCTTTAGATAAGTTTTTGCCATCAAGCAGGAATACGTCCTCAACACGTTCACCTAATGTATTAATGCGCGCCGTATGTAGTGAGATACTATGTTCAGCCAAAATTTTTGCTATGGCATATAACAAGCCAGTTCTATCGTTGGCCGAAATAGATAAAACAAAATATTGTCCACGTTCATCGGCGCGTAAACTAACTCTAGGTTGAATTGGAAAGCTTCTGGATTGACGTGACAATCGACCCTTGCTAGCGGTAATAAGTGGGGCTGCAATTTTCAGAGTTTCCGATAAGCCATGTTCGACTAATTGAATGATATCTCTGTAATGCCCGCCTTCTCTTAACAAATTGGTGCCAGAAATTTGGAAAGTATCTAATGCATATCCATGTTGCGTTGTATGGATTCTGGCATCTAGAATTGAGAAACCTTGTTGGTCAAAGTAGGAGCAAATCCTGGCAAACAAATCTGGTTGATCTTTAACGTATACGGCAACCTGTAAACCTTCGCCAACAGGAGATAGCCTGGCTCTTACAATAGGCTCATCATGATTTACTCTTCCATATAAGTGCCTTGTTAACCATGCAATATCACTTGGTTCATGGCGCAAGAAAAATGGGATGTCTAGTTGTTTCCATAAGTTTTCATGAGCATCACTTTGTAGGCCGTATAGACGTAATATTTTCTTGGCTTCCGATTGATTTAGTTCTAATTCGGAATTAAGGTCATGTTTACCACCACCTAAAACTCGCAAAGTAAGTCTATATAAATCTTCGAGGAGTTTGCCTTTCCAAGCATTCCAGACTTTGGGACTAGTACCTCTTACATCCGCAACAGTTAAGAGATACAGCCCCGTTAAGTAGCGTTCATTTTTGATACGCTTAGCAAATGCTTGAATAACATCAGGATCGCTGATATCCTGCTTTTGAGCAATTTGGCTCATCGTCAGATGCTCAGCAACCAGCCATACCAATAAGTCAGTATCTTCTTTGTTTAAGCCATGATCTTTGGCAAATGATTTTGCATCTGTTTTTCCAAGAATCGAATGGTCACCACCACGGCCTTTTGCGATGTCATGAAATAGAGCGGCAAGTACTAATATCCAAGGCTTGTCATAGTTAGCTGCTAATTGACTGCAAAAAGGAAATTCATGTGTGTGTTCAACAACGGAAAATCTTCTAACATTTCTTAGAACCATCAATATATGCTGGTCAACTGTATAAACATGAAATAAATCATGCTGCATTTGGCCAACAATTTTCCTGAAGGCGGGTAAATAACGCCCTAGAACACTTGTTTGATTCATTAACCTAAATGCCTGAGTAACACCATCTGGCTGTTTGATAATCTCAAGAAAGCATTGGCGATTTTCCGGATTCTTTCTCCAACTTGCATTCATCAAACTACGAGCGTTATATAACCCTCTCAAAATTTGAGTTGAAAAACCTTTAACGCCACTAGTCTTTGTTAAAAGTAAGAAGGCTCGTAAAATTTGTTCGGGTTGTTTTTCAAAGAGAAGCGGGTCAATGATGTCCAACAGCCCTTGTTTTTCAACAAAATACTCAGATACTGGGCGAGTTCTTCTAGACTCTTTAGGGAACAGAATGGCTTCAATATTTTGTAACAAGATCTCATTGAGCTGAGTTACTGCTTTGGCCGCCCAATAGTAGCGCTTCATAATTTTTTCACTAGCACGTGTGCCTGGCTCAGATTCAAGTCCAAATGCTTCAGCTAGCTGTGTTTGCAAATCGAAGACCAAAACATCTTGCCGTCTTTTTGCAACAAGATGCAATTGCGTCCTTAGGGTTTTAAGAAAAGTTAAGTTTCGATTAATCGTGAGGGCTTCGTGTTTTGTCAGTAAGCCTTTTTTATGTAAGTCAGCAAAACTGTTCCCTAGCTTTGCAGCTTTCGTCATCCATAAAATAACCTGTAAATCTCTTAAGCCACCTGGACTCTCTTTGCAGTTAGGTTCTAAGGAGTAGGGAGTGTCGTTGTACCTATGATGCCGCTGCCGAAGTTCTAATAATTTAGCCTGATAAAAAGCTTTGGCATCCATAGCTAAGTCATATTCAGACAGAAATTTTTTGTAATTTTTTTTATTGCCGCCAATCCAGCGAGATTCTAGTAAAGAAGTTCTAACCGTAATATCTGCAGCAGCTTCTTGTAAACACTCTTGAGTAGTCCTAACAGAAGAACCAATTTCTAAACCTAAATCCCAACAGCGGGTAATAAATGACTCAATTTGAGGGTTAATTTCTGATAACTGTGTATCCGTTAAGTTATCAGATATTAAAACAAGAATATCTACATCGGAATAAGGGAATAATTCGGCACGCCCAAAGCCTCCAACAGCAATCAGGGAAGCATATTGATTGAGATTATTCTCATTCCATGCAATCAATAATTGCTGATCGGTTAGCTTGCAAATATCTTTTGTTAGTTTTTTAACATTTAAATCCAACTTAAATTGGTCGAATTTCTCTTGTCGAAGATTTTTTAAGCTAGCAAAAGAATCCATCTTATTGGTCTTTAAGGTCTAAATTTAAGGCCTTCAACACATGCAGGCGGTGGAGGGTTGCCAGCTGAATAAGTTAAAACTTCTACACCTGTAGCCGTTACTAAACAGGTATGCTCCCATTGGGCTGACAAGCTGCGATCTTTCGTTTTAACCGTCCATTGATCAGGCATCGTACGAATATCTCTTTTACCAGCGTTAATCATGGGCTCAATAGTAAAAGTCATGCCTTCGTGAAGCTTCTCACCCATACCAGGTTTGCCGTAATGAACAATTTGTGGATCATCATGAAATACCTGACCAATACCATGGCCGCAGTACTCTCTAACTACTGAATAACCTGCACCTTCGGCATGAGTTTGGATTGCATGACCTATATCTCCCAAAGTGCAGCCAGGTTTTACTTGGGCAATGCCTAG from Polynucleobacter sp. MWH-Spelu-300-X4 encodes the following:
- a CDS encoding cell division protein ZipA C-terminal FtsZ-binding domain-containing protein, translating into MMGFSEFAASIGLSELQLSLGLIGFGLLVVVMIYNALRLRKTELSSTESLNVNYEDELGLIEKTEPVLDLPETKTELPVVNRIDSLIDCVIALRLPEAISGQEIISHLNQWPKSSMYPWMCEGLISQPSGTQALWEPVKVDGSYLELQTAIQLANRQGAIGVVDLSDFTSRSQALANALDAEIDLPPVNDILKEAQQLDQFAAQCDIQLGVTIIPKSNMWNLAEIKNAASKAGFQLSRNGRQFHRVINNLVIYSLIADESNFLRDDLNKASIQSVTLLLDLPKVPQLINPFRTMLNDAHLLADSINGSLVDDSGRPLIVEAVNAIEAQVNAIYQSMIQHGVSAGSSAAHRLFS
- a CDS encoding [protein-PII] uridylyltransferase — its product is MDSFASLKNLRQEKFDQFKLDLNVKKLTKDICKLTDQQLLIAWNENNLNQYASLIAVGGFGRAELFPYSDVDILVLISDNLTDTQLSEINPQIESFITRCWDLGLEIGSSVRTTQECLQEAAADITVRTSLLESRWIGGNKKNYKKFLSEYDLAMDAKAFYQAKLLELRQRHHRYNDTPYSLEPNCKESPGGLRDLQVILWMTKAAKLGNSFADLHKKGLLTKHEALTINRNLTFLKTLRTQLHLVAKRRQDVLVFDLQTQLAEAFGLESEPGTRASEKIMKRYYWAAKAVTQLNEILLQNIEAILFPKESRRTRPVSEYFVEKQGLLDIIDPLLFEKQPEQILRAFLLLTKTSGVKGFSTQILRGLYNARSLMNASWRKNPENRQCFLEIIKQPDGVTQAFRLMNQTSVLGRYLPAFRKIVGQMQHDLFHVYTVDQHILMVLRNVRRFSVVEHTHEFPFCSQLAANYDKPWILVLAALFHDIAKGRGGDHSILGKTDAKSFAKDHGLNKEDTDLLVWLVAEHLTMSQIAQKQDISDPDVIQAFAKRIKNERYLTGLYLLTVADVRGTSPKVWNAWKGKLLEDLYRLTLRVLGGGKHDLNSELELNQSEAKKILRLYGLQSDAHENLWKQLDIPFFLRHEPSDIAWLTRHLYGRVNHDEPIVRARLSPVGEGLQVAVYVKDQPDLFARICSYFDQQGFSILDARIHTTQHGYALDTFQISGTNLLREGGHYRDIIQLVEHGLSETLKIAAPLITASKGRLSRQSRSFPIQPRVSLRADERGQYFVLSISANDRTGLLYAIAKILAEHSISLHTARINTLGERVEDVFLLDGKNLSKDTKIQVELETEILEALAV
- the ligA gene encoding NAD-dependent DNA ligase LigA translates to MVNSARYAWLKEELASLDHAYYVLDNPRLPDVEYDKLYRELLSIESSHPEWVTSDSPSQRVSGQASNLFQEVKHVVPMLSLNNALEDSEAEAFDRRCRDGLEVNDVEYSVELKFDGLAISLRYERGLLVQAATRGDGYSGEDVTANIRTIRAIPLRLKGSNHPDVIEVRGEVFMSHKDFEILNQRAIKDNEKTFANPRNAAAGSLRQLDPKITAKRTLSFYSYGVGQCEPQSIIPNTHASLLDLYESWGLPVCTHRAVVKSIEGLMGFYAEIGQLRDQLPYDIDGVVYKINSRAQQEELGFVSRAPRFAIAHKFPAQEALTTVLGIDVQVGRTGAITPVARLTPVTVGGVTVTNATLHNEDEVRRKDVHIGDTVVVRRAGDVIPEIVSALREKRPENAVAFVMPTQCPVCGSHIEKPIDEAVARCSGGLFCAAQRKQALLHFAQRRAMDIEGLGDKLVDQLVDLNIVRTPADLYKLGLMALANLDRMGDKSADNLIAAIEKSKSNTLARFIFALGIRHVGESTAKDLAKYFGDIHKLMDASEEALLKVNDVGPVVAQSIIHFLNEAHNREVIEQLLAVGFTLEVEVSEINPAIQGKTFVLTGTLPTLSRDQAKAMIEKSGGKVAGSVSAKTSYVVAGEDAGSKLEKANELGVAVIDEGQMLALLNS